A single Equus asinus isolate D_3611 breed Donkey chromosome 21, EquAss-T2T_v2, whole genome shotgun sequence DNA region contains:
- the P2RY1 gene encoding P2Y purinoceptor 1 isoform X2, translating to MTEVLWPAVPNGTDAAFLGGPGSPWSNSTVASTAAVAATSFRCALTKTGFQFYYLPAVYIVVFIIGFLGNSVAIWMFVFHMKPWSGISVYMFNLALADFLYVLTLPALIFYYFNKTDWIFGDAMCKLQRFIFHVNLYGSILFLTCISAHRYSGVVYPLKSLGRLKKKNAVYVSVLVWLIVAGGISPILFYSGTGVRKNKTVTCYDTTSDEYLRSYFVYSMCTTVAMFCVPLVLILGCYGLIVRALIYKDLDNSPLRRKSIYLETLSEGDSPEPPGKLPEEVKHTCNPRVKT from the exons ATGACCGAGGTGCTGTGGCCGGCTGTCCCCAACGGGACGGACGCCGCCTTCCTGGGCGGCCCGGGCTCGCCGTGGAGCAACAGCACGGTGGCCTCCACCGCCGCCGTCGCCGCCACCTCGTTCCGATGCGCGCTGACCAAGACGGGCTTCCAGTTCTACTACCTGCCGGCCGTGTACATCGTGGTGTTCATCATCGGCTTCCTGGGCAACAGCGTGGCCATCTGGATGTTCGTCTTCCACATGAAGCCGTGGAGCGGCATCTCCGTGTACATGTTCAACTTGGCCCTGGCCGACTTCCTGTACGTGCTGACCCTGCCGGCGCTCATCTTCTACTACTTCAATAAGACCGACTGGATCTTCGGGGACGCCATGTGCAAGCTGCAGAGGTTCATCTTCCACGTGAACCTGTACGGCAGCATCCTGTTCCTCACCTGCATCAGCGCGCACCGCTACAGCGGCGTGGTGTACCCGCTCAAGTCCCTGGGCAGGCTCAAGAAGAAGAACGCCGTGTACGTCAGCGTGTTGGTGTGGCTCATCGTGGCGGGGGGCATCTCCCCCATCCTGTTCTACTCGGGCACCGGGGTCCGGAAAAACAAAACCGTCACCTGCTACGACACCACCTCGGACGAGTACCTGCGGAGTTACTTCGTCTACAGCATGTGCACGACGGTGGCCATGTTTTGCGTCCCCTTGGTGCTGATCCTGGGCTGTTACGGACTGATTGTGAGAGCCTTGATTTACAAAGACCTGGACAACTCGCCTCTGAGGAGGAAGTCCATTTACCTG GAGACACTTTCAGAAGGAGACTCTCCCGAGCCACCAGGAAAGCTTCCAGAAGAAGTGAAGCACACTTGCAATCCAAGAGTGAAGACATGA
- the P2RY1 gene encoding P2Y purinoceptor 1 isoform X1, whose amino-acid sequence MTEVLWPAVPNGTDAAFLGGPGSPWSNSTVASTAAVAATSFRCALTKTGFQFYYLPAVYIVVFIIGFLGNSVAIWMFVFHMKPWSGISVYMFNLALADFLYVLTLPALIFYYFNKTDWIFGDAMCKLQRFIFHVNLYGSILFLTCISAHRYSGVVYPLKSLGRLKKKNAVYVSVLVWLIVAGGISPILFYSGTGVRKNKTVTCYDTTSDEYLRSYFVYSMCTTVAMFCVPLVLILGCYGLIVRALIYKDLDNSPLRRKSIYLVIIVLTVFAVSYIPFHVMKTMNLRARLDFQTPEMCDFNDRVYATYQVTRGLASLNSCVDPILYFLAGDTFRRRLSRATRKASRRSEAHLQSKSEDMTLNILSEFKQNGDTSL is encoded by the coding sequence ATGACCGAGGTGCTGTGGCCGGCTGTCCCCAACGGGACGGACGCCGCCTTCCTGGGCGGCCCGGGCTCGCCGTGGAGCAACAGCACGGTGGCCTCCACCGCCGCCGTCGCCGCCACCTCGTTCCGATGCGCGCTGACCAAGACGGGCTTCCAGTTCTACTACCTGCCGGCCGTGTACATCGTGGTGTTCATCATCGGCTTCCTGGGCAACAGCGTGGCCATCTGGATGTTCGTCTTCCACATGAAGCCGTGGAGCGGCATCTCCGTGTACATGTTCAACTTGGCCCTGGCCGACTTCCTGTACGTGCTGACCCTGCCGGCGCTCATCTTCTACTACTTCAATAAGACCGACTGGATCTTCGGGGACGCCATGTGCAAGCTGCAGAGGTTCATCTTCCACGTGAACCTGTACGGCAGCATCCTGTTCCTCACCTGCATCAGCGCGCACCGCTACAGCGGCGTGGTGTACCCGCTCAAGTCCCTGGGCAGGCTCAAGAAGAAGAACGCCGTGTACGTCAGCGTGTTGGTGTGGCTCATCGTGGCGGGGGGCATCTCCCCCATCCTGTTCTACTCGGGCACCGGGGTCCGGAAAAACAAAACCGTCACCTGCTACGACACCACCTCGGACGAGTACCTGCGGAGTTACTTCGTCTACAGCATGTGCACGACGGTGGCCATGTTTTGCGTCCCCTTGGTGCTGATCCTGGGCTGTTACGGACTGATTGTGAGAGCCTTGATTTACAAAGACCTGGACAACTCGCCTCTGAGGAGGAAGTCCATTTACCTGGTGATTATTGTGCTGACTGTTTTTGCTGTGTCTTACATCCCTTTCCATGTGATGAAAACAATGAATTTGAGGGCCCGGCTGGATTTTCAGACCCCAGAAATGTGTGATTTCAATGACAGGGTTTATGCCACTTATCAGGTGACGAGAGGTCTAGCAAGCCTCAACAGTTGTGTGGACCCCATTCTCTATTTCTTGGCAGGAGACACTTTCAGAAGGAGACTCTCCCGAGCCACCAGGAAAGCTTCCAGAAGAAGTGAAGCACACTTGCAATCCAAGAGTGAAGACATGACCCTCAATATTTTATCCGAGTTCAAGCAGAACGGAGATACAAGcttgtga